A genomic region of Cannabis sativa cultivar Pink pepper isolate KNU-18-1 chromosome 1, ASM2916894v1, whole genome shotgun sequence contains the following coding sequences:
- the LOC133030775 gene encoding NF-X1-type zinc finger protein NFXL2, protein MPDQLRSVMADPPLSDSDADSDNGQHGCEHTRRHADLSDSIFRSYFEFTGRSLTTPADLSKIQSFLTSSSSGALSCLICLERIRPSDPTWSCNSLCFAVFHLFCIQSWARQSSDLAALRASTRLPITANRAAEVSVWNCPKCRSEYTQSQIPKTYFCFCGKLENPPSDDPWVLPHSCGEVCDRSLQHECGHRCLLLCHPGPCPSCPKLVKSRCFCGSVEDVRRCGFKNFSCNKVCSKLLDCRDHTCSEICHDGPCPPCKVRDVYWCQCGKKEEERECCDRVNFRCENQCEEMLNCRRHVCSKGCHSGECGPCPLQGKRTCPCGKRIHEGMSCDVAVPLCGSTCDKVLTCGYHRCPERCHRGPCIETCRIVVIKLCRCGSLKKEVPCYQDMACERKCQKLRDCGRHACRRRCCDGDCPPCTEVCGRKLRCNNHKCQSPCHRGPCAPCPVMVTISCACGETHFEVPCGTEKDQKPPRCPKRCTIMPLCRHATKVKPHKCHYGACPPCRLLCEEEYPCGHMCKLRCHGPKPPPNPEFTLKPKKKKHVHQSESTPGSPCPPCPELVWRSCVGQHIGADRMMVCSNKMQFSCENLCGNFLPCGNHYCTNSCHALKTQPCEECNLSCEKERTPLCSHPCSLPCHPGDCPPCKALVKRSCHCGSMVHVFECMYYNSLSEKGQMTARSCGGPCHRKLPNCTHLCPETCHPGQCPSPEKCSKKVNVRCRCQTLKKEWQCYEVQAAHRHAGSDPKDIIKSQYGLGLLPCNSDCKIKLQAIDSELQQRKSKAVEVKVPDTEKHVPKRKRRRERVQETKQISRLQKVASTIKWLLLFAIFLVALIASLYCCYKGILWLNDWMNEIEDQRLRRRHHHHRI, encoded by the exons ATGCCTGATCAGCTCCGCAGCGTCATGGCCGACCCACCTCTCTCAGACTCCGATGCAGATTCCGATAATGGTCAACACGGATGCGAACACACCCGCCGCCACGCTGATCTTTCCGATTCAATATTCAGATCCTACTTTGAGTTCACTGGCCGATCACTCACCACCCCCGCTGACCTCTCCAAGATTCAATCCTTCCTCACCTCCTCCTCTTCCGGTGCTCTTTCCTGCCTAATATGTCTCGAACGCATCAGACCCTCCGATCCCACTTGGTCCTGTAATTCCCTCTGCTTCGCTGTCTTCCACCTCTTCTGCATCCAGAGCTGGGCGCGTCAATCTTCCGACTTGGCCGCCCTTCGTGCCTCCACGCGCCTCCCCATCACTGCGAATAGGGCTGCCGAGGTTTCGGTCTGGAACTGTCCCAAATGTAGGTCCGAATACACCCAATCTCAAATCCCTAAGACTTACTTTTGTTTCTGTGGGAAATTGGAAAACCCGCCAAGCGATGACCCTTGGGTTTTGCCTCATTCGTGTGGCGAGGTCTGTGATAGGAGTTTACAGCACGAGTGTGGCCATCGTTGCTTGCTTTTGTGCCACCCGGGTCCTTGCCCCTCTTGCCCAAAACTTGTGAAAAGTCGTTGCTTTTGTGGTTCCGTTGAAGATGTTAGGAGATGTGGTTTTAAGAACTTTTCATGTAATAAAGTGTGTTCCAAGTTACTGGATTGCCGAGATCATACGTGCTCTGAGATTTGCCATGATGGGCCGTGCCCGCCATGCAAAGTTCGGGATGTTTACTGGTGTCAATGTGGAAAGAAAGAAGAGGAGAGGGAGTGTTGTGATCGAGTGAATTTTCGGTGCGAAAATCAGTGTGAGGAGATGCTTAATTGCCGGAGACATGTATGTAGTAAAGGGTGTCATTCAGGTGAATGTGGTCCTTGCCCACTTCAAGGGAAGAGGACCTGCCCATGTGGGAAGAGAATTCATGAAGGAATGTCTTGTGATGTTGCAGTGCCATTGTGCGGTTCCACTTGTGATAAGGTGCTTACTTGTGGCTACCATAGATGCCCGGAGCGATGCCATCGAGGTCCCTGTATTGAAACATGTAGAATAGTTGTCATTAAGTTATGCCGGTGTGGTAGCTTAAAGAAAGAG GTTCCTTGCTATCAAGATATGGCATGTGAGAGGAAATGTCAGAAACTAAGAGACTGTGGGCGCCATGCTTGCAGGCGCCGTTGCTGTGATGGGGATTGTCCACCATGCACAGAG gTATGTGGCAGAAAGCTTCGATGTAATAACCACAAATGCCAATCTCCATGTCATAG AGGTCCTTGTGCTCCTTGCCCAGTAATGGTGACAATATCATGTGCATGTGGTGAAACACACTTTGAG GTTCCTTGTGGTACTGAGAAGGATCAAAAGCCTCCTAGGTGTCCTAAGCGATGCACTATTATGCCTTTATGCAGGCATGCAACCAAAGTTAAG CCTCATAAATGCCATTACGGAGCTTGCCCTCCATGTAGGCTGCTTTGTGAAGAGGAATATCCATGTGGTCATATGTGCAAGCTAAG GTGTCATGGACCTAAACCTCCTCCTAATCCAGAATTTACAttgaaaccaaagaaaaagaAGCATGTTCATCAGAGTGAATCTACCCCTGGTTCTCCATGCCCTCCTTGTCCAGAACTTGTTTGGAGATCGTGTGTTGGCCAACATATTGGAGCTGATAGGATG ATGGTATGCTCAAATAAAATGCAGTTTTCTTGTGAAAACTTGTGTGGAAATTTTCTACCTTGTGGTAATCATTATTGCACAAACTCTTGCCATGCCCTGAAGACCCAACCTTGTGAAGAGTGTAATCTTTCTTGTGAGAAG GAGAGGACACCTCTATGTTCACATCCTTGCTCCTTACCATGTCATCCCGGAGACTGTCCCCCATGCAAGGCTCTTGTTAAAAGATCATGTCATTGTGGTTCAATGGTCCATGTTTTTGAGTGCATGTATTACAACAGCTTGTCTGAGAAGGGGCAAATGACTGCTCGCTCATGTGGTGGGCCTTGCCACAG AAAATTGCCAAATTGTACGCATTTATGCCCTGAGACATGTCATCCTGGACAGTGCCCCTCCCCTGAGAAATGCTCCAAAAAG GTTAATGTTCGTTGTAGATGTCAGACCTTGAAAAAGGAGTGGCAATGCTACGAAGTTCAAGCAGCCCATCGCCATGCTGGTTCTGATCCCAAAGACATTATTAAAAGTCAATACGGACTTGGACTTCTTCCATGTAATTCTGATTGCAAAATTAAACTACAGGCTATTGATTCAGAATTACAGCAGCGCAAATCTAAAGCTGTGGAG GTAAAGGTACCGGACACTGAAAAGCATGTCCCGAAACGTAAAAGAAGACGGGAACGAGTACAAGAAACAAAGCAAATCTCAAGACTTCAA AAAGTAGCGTCCACAATAAAGTGGCTACTtctatttgccatttttttggTGGCTTTGATTGCATCACTATACTGTTGCTACAAGGGTATCCTATGGCTCAACGACTGGATGAACGAAATTGAGGATCAAAGACTAAGAAGAAGACACCATCACCACCGGATCTAA
- the LOC115707607 gene encoding putative serine/threonine-protein kinase-like protein CCR3 produces MTKIPSSSSTAVAAVTLVVVVIFISFIIPSTYALGSGDTLAVTYSGIVCGIVANEQWQRIICYRKGQQPLDVFPNVSFSSISGGRNSICGIRAGGYTMLCWDNLLMENTTLPVRTQRVYFNNTVRLESIAVGDPHICATVVGTGALKCWRNDSSFKFPPSGSDRFSSISSGLGFSCGILRDNNRVRCWGSVSTVNDIQSGFGNMTMASISAGESHVCGLNSTGFLVCSGNNSSGQLNAPIGSPFEFYRLSLGANHSCGIRRNGSVVCWGGGGLFSVEAIQGVSFETIVSGLNFTCGLTTTNFSILCWGPGWSNNGFVTDPNSELPLPEILPGPCVQTISGNCTIYPLSQKLCSGNGNICKTYFSQIPSTPPPPQQQSLPPVLQPQSSSPSRGLRKGLLAFAIVGSVGAFAGVCTVIYCLWTGVCFGKKKIHNSVQPTITRAASSNGGGPTTSNTSPPSRSSTIRRQGSRIMRRQRSGTSSKHADRAEEFTLAELAAATNDFCLENKIGAGSFGVVYKGKLSDGREVAIKRGETGQKMKKYQEKEMAFDSELAFLSRLHHKHLVKLVGYCEEKEERLLVYEYMKNGALYDHLHNKNNVEKSSSFLNSWKTRINIALDAARGIEYLHNYAVPPIIHRDIKSSNILIDSNWTAKVSDFGLSLLGPESGRDFRPTKAAGTVGYIDPEYYGLNVLTAKSDVYGLGVVLLEILTGKRAIFRNAEDGGTPISVVDFAVPVIKAGELAKILDQRVGRPELNEGEAVELVAYTAMHCVNLEGKERPTMTDIVTNLERALTLCDDSHGSISSGMLFSIHSE; encoded by the coding sequence ATGACGAAAATACCCTCTTCCTCCTCCACCGCGGTCGCCGCCGTAACTCTCGTTGTCGTTGTtatcttcatctctttcattatccCCTCAACCTATGCCCTCGGCTCCGGCGACACTCTCGCCGTCACCTACTCCGGAATAGTCTGTGGGATAGTCGCCAATGAACAATGGCAGAGAATCATCTGCTACAGAAAAGGACAACAACCACTCGACGTATTTCCCAACGTGTCCTTCTCCTCCATTTCCGGTGGCCGGAACTCCATTTGCGGCATCAGGGCTGGTGGTTACACCATGCTTTGCTGGGACAATCTCTTGATGGAGAACACCACCTTACCCGTGAGGACGCAGAGGGTTTACTTCAACAACACTGTGCGACTGGAAAGTATCGCCGTTGGCGATCCCCATATTTGCGCGACGGTGGTAGGTACCGGAGCTCTGAAATGTTGGAGGAACGACAGTAGCTTTAAATTTCCGCCATCTGGGTCTGATCGATTCTCTTCAATATCATCTGGGTTGGGTTTTTCTTGTGGTATTTTGAGAGATAATAACAGGGTTCGGTGTTGGGGATCTGTTTCAACCGTTAATGATATACAGAGTGGGTTTGGGAATATGACTATGGCGAGTATTAGTGCCGGTGAATCACATGTTTGTGGGTTGAATAGTACTGGTTTTTTGGTCTGCTCAGGTAACAACTCTTCGGGTCAATTAAATGCTCCTATTGGCTCACCGTTCGAGTTTTATCGATTGTCTCTAGGAGCTAACCATAGTTGCGGAATCAGAAGAAATGGCTCGGTGGTTTGTTGGGGTGGTGGAGGGCTATTTTCTGTGGAAGCAATACAAGGGGTATCGTTCGAAACTATTGTTTCAGGTTTGAATTTCACTTGTGGATTAACAACGACAAACTTTTCTATCTTATGTTGGGGACCAGGATGGTCCAATAATGGTTTTGTTACGGATCCAAATTCAGAGCTTCCCTTACCAGAAATTCTTCCAGGACCTTGTGTTCAAACCATTTCTGGAAACTGCACTATATATCCTTTATCTCAAAAGCTCTGTTCCGGTAATGGAAATATTTGTAAGACATATTTTTCTCAAATCCCATCAACCCCACCACCGCCACAGCAACAGTCATTGCCGCCGGTTTTGCAGCCGCAGTCTTCATCTCCCTCCAGGGGTTTGAGGAAGGGTTTATTAGCATTCGCTATAGTGGGATCAGTTGGAGCTTTTGCCGGGGTTTGCACAGTTATTTACTGCTTATGGACAGGTGTCTGTTTCGGGAAGAAGAAAATCCATAACTCTGTCCAGCCCACGATCACCAGAGCTGCCAGCTCCAATGGCGGAGGCCCTACCACATCTAACACTAGCCCACCGTCTAGGTCTTCAACCATTAGGCGCCAAGGCTCCAGAATCATGAGACGCCAGAGGAGCGGAACTTCATCGAAACACGCAGACCGGGCTGAGGAATTCACCCTCGCCGAGCTTGCAGCCGCCACTAACGACTTCTGTTTAGAGAACAAGATTGGCGCAGGAAGCTTCGGGGTCGTCTACAAAGGCAAGCTCTCCGATGGCAGAGAGGTCGCTATTAAGAGAGGAGAAACAGGTCAGAAGATGAAGAAGTATCAGGAGAAAGAGATGGCTTTCGATTCGGAATTGGCTTTCTTGTCTCGGCTTCACCATAAACATTTGGTTAAGCTTGTCGGGTATTgcgaagagaaagaagagaggCTTCTGGTTTATGAGTACATGAAAAATGGTGCTCTCTACGACCATTTACATAACAAGAACAATGTCGAGAAAAGCAGTAGTTTCCTCAACTCGTGGAAAACTAGGATCAACATAGCTCTCGACGCGGCTCGTGGCATTGAGTATCTACACAACTATGCAGTTCCGCCTATAATTCACAGGGACATTAAGTCCTCAAACATACTGATCGATTCTAATTGGACTGCTAAAGTTTCCGATTTTGGATTGTCATTATTGGGACCTGAATCGGGTCGGGATTTTAGGCCGACGAAGGCTGCTGGAACAGTGGGGTACATTGATCCAGAATACTATGGTCTAAACGTATTGACGGCAAAGAGTGATGTTTATGGACTTGGGGTGGTTCTTTTGGAGATATTGACAGGAAAGAGAGCCATATTCAGGAATGCAGAAGATGGTGGCACGCCAATTAGCGTGGTGGACTTCGCGGTGCCAGTGATTAAGGCCGGTGAATTGGCGAAAATTTTGGACCAAAGGGTGGGACGGCCGGAGCTAAACGAAGGAGAGGCGGTTGAGTTAGTGGCCTATACTGCAATGCATTGTGTGAATTTGGAAGGAAAAGAGAGGCCAACCATGACTGACATTGTAACTAATTTGGAAAGAGCTTTAACTCTCTGTGATGACAGCCATGGCAGCATCTCTAGTGGTATGTTATTCTCTATTCATTCAGAATAG
- the LOC115703783 gene encoding uncharacterized protein LOC115703783, with protein sequence MVTWSIWKACNEVVWQQKSPTAASVVLSARSFLDQFRFAQSRTTSSLSNSSIGLSSRVHWTIPISDRIKVNVDGALFNDVSRFGMGCLARNHAGQVLEAFTSSEEGIVRPEIVEIIGIKEALSWIRRHNWQNVLLETDSLVCVQAIQSELYMPSEFGLLVNDCRIALSSLSHVAIQFVERSVNKAVHCLARSSYFSPDRTFQNYQLSPELRNIVLVDFTG encoded by the coding sequence ATGGTTACATGGAGTATCTGGAAGGCCTGTAATGAGGTTGTTTGGCAACAAAAATCTCCTACTGCTGCATCAGTGGTTTTGTCGGCAAGATCGTTCCTTGATCAATTTCGTTTTGCACAGTCACGGACGACAAGTTCGTTGTCTAACAGTTCGATAGGACTGTCTTCGCGTGTGCATTGGACTATACCAATTTCTGATCGGATCAAGGTCAATGTTGACGGTGCTCTATTTAATGATGTTAGCCGTTTTGGGATGGGTTGCTTAGCCCGTAACCATGCTGGTCAAGTTCTCGAGGCCTTCACTAGTAGCGAGGAGGGAATTGTTAGGCCAGAGATTGTCGAAATCATCGGGATCAAAGAGGCCTTAAGCTGGATCCGACGTCATAATTGGCAAAATGTTCTGTTGGAAACCGATAGTTTGGTCTGTGTTCAGGCTATCCAGAGTGAGTTGTATATGCCATCTGAGTTTGGTTTACTAGTTAATGATTGCAGAATTGCTTTATCTTCTTTGAGtcatgttgctattcaatttgtTGAACGATCTGTGAACAAAGCCGTCCATTGTTTGGCGCGTAGCTCTTATTTTTCTCCAGATCGTACTTTTCAAAATTATCAGTTAAGTCCTGAATTGCGTAATATTGTATTGGTTGATTTTACCGGTTaa